One genomic segment of Bombyx mori chromosome W, ASM3026992v2 includes these proteins:
- the LOC134201806 gene encoding putative uncharacterized protein DDB_G0285119, which yields MPTEIILEKLNLAGVDVLKLIELLKVCLQEYLESKNKTRQQPLVANKSTETVPNIEIRTILNPPTFQLTTSVNDGGYSSSVSTQTNEPALQVQLKSVSQPHCPSQDVHSIICRPNQQYNYSQQTNQNTNTVQQPSQIVAPRQTPFAMPHIQAVMPQKNFASAITNFPAIPAQNIQINSSQPLPQNQNNFQLPQNQTESVNRPYYNTQGSMDYSYQNSQQKQGSGRRSSQEVYNSNNNNSSLRYGGHGRPRQSFNPCNNAMPHIGNYSDRYNQYNNVTAVTESSYSHMIRHQNSVDPRFNSSQNAMGFYNQMDNYACNNTSNVQ from the exons ATGCCGACAGAAATCATTCTGGAAAAACTTAATTTAGCAGGAGTCGATGTACTGAAACTTATAGAGCTATTAAAAGTATGCCTCCAGGAGTATTTGGAgtcaaaaaataaaacccgtCAGCAGCCGCTTGTTGCAAATAAATCAACAGAGACTGTTCCAAATATTGAAATAAGAACAATTCTAAACCCCCCTACTTTCCAACTTACGACATCAGTAAACGATGGTGGCTATTCATCTTCTGTTAGTACGCAGACAAACGAACCTGCTCTACAAGTTCAGCTCAAGAGCGTCTCCCAGCCGCACTGTCCTTCACAAGACGTGCATTCAATAATTTGTCGACCTAACCAACAATATAATTATTCGCAGCAAACAAATCAAAACACCAATACCGTACAACAACCATCTCAGATCGTTGCACCACGTCAGACTCCTTTCGCAATGCCACATATCCAGGCAGTCATGCCGCAGAAAAATTTTGCAAGTGCGATTACTAATTTCCCCGCTATTCCTgcacaaaatattcaaattaattcatCGCAACCACTTCCGCAAAACCAAAACAATTTCCAGCTACCGCAGAATCAAACTGAATCGGTTAATAGGCCATATTACAACACGCAGGGTTCAATGGATTACTCTTACCAG AATTCCCAACAGAAACAAGGCTCCGGTAGAAGAAGTTCACAAGAAGTTTATAACTCCAACAATAACAATTCTTCTCTCCGATATGGTGGCCATGGTCGCCCTCGTCAAAGCTTCAATCCGTGCAATAACGCAATGCCTCACATTGGTAATTACTCCGACCGTTATAATCAATACAATAATGTTACGGCGGTGACAGAATCATCGTATTCACACATGATAAGACACCAAAACTCAGTCGATCCGAGGTTTAATTCGTCACAAAATGCAATGGGTTTCTATAATCAGATGGATAATTATGCTTGCAATAATACAAGCAATGTACAATAG
- the LOC134201711 gene encoding uncharacterized protein LOC134201711 has translation MAEDKEDVRRLLAKRAAFKGNITRMQNRVATSALDDASLQMLLLMEEKTLTAYNEYENINIELGDLAEDPDVTETSYLECLSGIRTLLASLQKRSAAVPTATSGAVTKLKLPQVEMPAFREARALALESDETAHTPATVISTGKVAANVINNGEEIRVKALLDSASQSSFITSSVARAIGKQPIPNHIDVVGIANTGKTIRHALQLDIFSCAYPYKVRANLLLVDQITSKLPQHHINLAKLKLPSNIKLADDSFNITSDIGILLGADVFFQALLPQTECIQLTQDEDKGDAAQPSLLHTQFGYIVAGSVPDSYIQSSAVALFCRECETDISDTIANFWQSEKEPEKFVEHTSEQQYVEKHFTNTVKLENNQFEVSMPLKLPLCDMNNALGESLGLALKRFLNLENKLQKDKPLQKEYKSFIHEYLELGHASIVDITLYDLSKDPVYYFAHHAVIKQNAITTKLRTVFDGSMKTNNKISLNDLMWNGPIVQQELFDILLLFRLHKYFFACDIRRMFRNLIIEKSQRSLLNILWRDSPDEQLKCIQQSTVPYGLKCSSWLATRCLLELATRFGEQYPLAAPVLLNSTYVDDVLHTDDSLAKIIATKAQLIELLNKGNFQLHKWSANHKAILAEVPEQHQNSGDLEFNNDIKTLGLKFCIQQDSFIITCPPACDIPKTKRQILSYISKFYDPMGIAGPILVQAKVIMQKLWTEVAISWDTVLPTKLQDEWLQFYNSLQQMAQISAPRNVCPENSKIVQIIGFSDAAIAAMGCAIYLRVVDNQGRTTVSLLCSKSKIAPKSSQKLVLSSLQQRYWIVNGLRHKGVTAKQLMGSLPADRVNISRCFKKIGLDFAGPVAVKQSRIRGVITSHAYLYTEDLSYLTPGHFLTGAPLNCIPEQDFTNIPENRLSFWKSYTQ, from the exons ATGGCAGAGGACAAAGAAGATGTACGGCGACTCCTCGCCAAGCGAGCTGCCTTTAAAGGGAACATAACCCGCATGCAGAACAGGGTGGCAACAAGCGCGCTCGATGACGCGTCCCTGCAAATGCTCCTTCTCATGGAGGAGAAGACGCTTACTGCTTACAACGagtatgaaaatataaatatagaacTTGGAGATTTAGCGGAGGATCCTGATGTAACGGAGACGAGTTACCTGGAGTGCCTATCGGGCATACGAACACTTTTAGCAAGTTTACAAAAGCGAAGCGCTGCTGTCCCGACTGCGACTTCAGGTGCTGTTACTAAACTAAAATTACCACAGGTAGAGATGCCTGCTTTCCGGG AAGCGAGAGCTTTAGCTCTTGAATCTGACGAGACGGCGCATACACCAGCCACTGTGATTTCAACGGGTAAGGTTGCAGCTAATGTGATCAAT AATGGGGAAGAAATTAGAGTAAAGGCGCTGTTAGATTCAGCCAGCCAATCATCCTTTATAACCTCTAGCGTTGCCAGAGCAATAGGTAAGCAACCAATACCTAACCACATTGATGTGGTTGGTATTGCAAATACTGGGAAGACAATCAGACATGCTCTGCAATTAGATATATTCTCATGTGCTTACCCTTATAAAGTGAGGGCTAATCTCCTGTTGGTTGATCAGATAACATCAAAATTGCCACAACACCACATTAACttagcaaaattaaaattgccAAGCAATATTAAACTAGCCGATGATTCTTTCAATATCACAAGTGATATAGGTATCTTACTTGGTGCTGATGTATTTTTCCAGGCACTGTTGCCACAGACTGAGTGCATACAACTGACACAGGACGAGGATAAAGGTGATGCTGCACAACCATCACTCTTACACACTCAGTTTGGTTACATAGTAGCAGGTAGTGTCCCTGATTCATATATTCAGAGTTCTGCTGTTGCTCTATTCTGTCGGGAATGTGAAACTGACATAAGCGACACCATAGCTAACTTTTGGCAATCTGAAAAAGAACCTGAGAAATTTGTGGAACATACCTCAGAACAACAATATGTTGAGAAGCATTTCACCAATACAGTCAAGTTAGAAAACAACCAGTTTGAAGTTTCAATGCCACTAAAGCTACCTCTTTGTGATATGAACAATGCCTTAGGTGAATCACTTGGTCTAGCATTAAAAAGATTCTTGAATCTCGAAAATAAACTGCAAAAAGATAAACCATTACAAAAAGAGTACAAAAGCTTTATTCACGAATACCTTGAATTAGGCCATGCCTCAATTGTAGACATTACTCTCTATGATCTATCAAAAGATCCAGTCTATTATTTTGCACATCATGCAGTGATAAAGCAAAATGCAATCACAACTAAATTAAGAACTGTATTTGACGGTTCCatgaaaactaataataaaatttctttgaATGATCTGATGTGGAATGGACCTATAGTCCAACAAGAGTTGTTTGACATTTTGTTGTTATTCAGACTTCATAAATACTTCTTTGCCTGTGATATCAGGCGTATGTTCCGCAATTTAATCATAGAAAAAAGCCAAAGGTCTTTGCTCAACATTCTCTGGAGAGACAGCCCGGATGAGCAACTTAAATGCATTCAGCAATCAACCGTTCCCTATGGACTGAAGTGCTCATCATGGCTGGCTACTCGCTGCTTACTGGAGCTAGCAACCAGATTCGGTGAACAATATCCGCTAGCTGCTCCTGTTCTGTTAAATTCAACCTATGTTGACGATGTGCTTCATACAGATGATAGTTTAGCAAAGATTATTGCAACAAAAGCACAGCTGATTGAATTGCTGAATAAAGGAAATTTCCAGTTGCATAAGTGGTCAGCTAATCACAAGGCAATCTTGGCAGAAGTACCAGAGCAGCATCAGAACTCAGGGGATTTAGAGTTCAATAATGACATTAAAACTTTAggtttaaaattttgtatacagcaAGATTCATTCATAATTACTTGCCCTCCAGCTTGTGATATTCCTAAAACAAAAAGGCAAATATTGAGCTATATCAGTAAATTTTATGATCCAATGGGAATTGCGGGGCCTATTTTGGTTCAAGCCAAagtaataatgcaaaaattatggACTGAGGTCGCTATATCATGGGATACGGTCCTTCCCACTAAACTACAGGATGAATGGTTGCAATTTTACAATAGTCTACAGCAGATGGCGCAGATATCAGCACCTAGAAATGTGTGTCCAGAAAATAGTAAAATTGTTCAAATTATTGGATTTTCTGATGCTGCAATAGCTGCCATGGGCTGTGCAATCTATTTACGAGTTGTTGACAACCAAGGAAGGACCACCGTGTCATTACTATGTTCAAAGTCAAAAATTGCGCCTAAATCAA GTCAGAAGTTAGTTTTAAGTAGCTTGCAACAACGTTATTGGATTGTTAATGGTTTAAG GCATAAAGGTGTAACTGCTAAACAACTGATGGGATCATTACCTGCGGACCGAGTAAATATTAGCAGATGTTTCAAAAAGATTGGACTTGACTTTGCAGGGCCTGTGGCAGTTAAACAATCTAGAATAAGAGGTGTTATAACATCTCATGCCTacttat ATACTGAGGATTTGTCTTACTTGACACCGGGTCACTTCCTAACAGGTGCACCTCTCAACTGCATCCCTGAGCAAGATTTCACCAACATACCGGAAAATAGACTCAGTTTCTGGA AGTCTTACACTCAATAA